In the Streptomyces fradiae ATCC 10745 = DSM 40063 genome, one interval contains:
- a CDS encoding DUF47 domain-containing protein, with product MRFRLTPRETSFYDMFSASADNIVTGSKLLMELLGAEASARADIAERMRAAEHAGDDATHAIFHQLNSSFITPFDREDIYALASSLDDIMDFMEEAVDLVVLYNIEELPKGVEQQIEVLARAAELTAEAMPHLRTMDNLTEYWIEVNRLENQADQIHRKLLAHLFNGKYDAIEVLKLKQIVDVLEEAADAFEHVANTVETIAVKES from the coding sequence GTGCGCTTTCGTCTGACCCCCCGGGAGACGAGCTTCTACGACATGTTCTCCGCATCGGCGGACAACATCGTCACCGGCTCGAAGCTCCTGATGGAACTGCTGGGAGCGGAGGCGTCCGCGAGGGCCGACATCGCGGAGCGCATGCGGGCGGCCGAGCACGCCGGGGACGACGCCACCCACGCGATCTTCCACCAGCTGAACTCCTCCTTCATCACGCCGTTCGACCGCGAGGACATCTACGCCCTGGCCTCGTCGCTCGACGACATCATGGACTTCATGGAGGAGGCCGTCGACCTCGTCGTCCTCTACAACATCGAGGAGCTGCCGAAGGGCGTCGAGCAGCAGATCGAGGTGCTGGCGCGGGCCGCCGAGCTGACCGCCGAGGCGATGCCGCACCTGCGGACGATGGACAACCTCACCGAGTACTGGATCGAGGTCAACCGCCTGGAGAACCAGGCCGACCAGATCCACCGCAAGCTGCTCGCCCACCTCTTCAACGGCAAGTACGACGCCATCGAGGTGCTGAAGCTGAAGCAGATCGTGGACGTGCTGGAGGAAGCGGCCGACGCCTTCGAGCACGTGGCGAACACGGTGGAGACCATCGCCGTCAAGGAGTCCTGA
- a CDS encoding metal-sensitive transcriptional regulator — MTTTEPAGLPVAEPVRTHGDHDHAVHGYHKQKDEHLKRLRRIEGQIRGLQRMVDEDVYCIDILTQVSASTKALQSFALQLLEEHLRHCVADAALRGGNEIDAKVEEATKAIARMMRT; from the coding sequence ATGACGACCACCGAGCCCGCCGGCCTGCCGGTCGCCGAGCCCGTCCGCACCCACGGTGACCACGATCACGCGGTGCACGGCTACCACAAGCAGAAGGACGAGCACCTCAAGCGCCTGCGCCGGATCGAAGGCCAGATCAGGGGCCTGCAGCGGATGGTCGACGAGGACGTCTACTGCATCGACATCCTCACCCAGGTATCGGCGTCCACGAAGGCGCTGCAGTCCTTCGCCCTCCAGCTGCTGGAGGAGCACCTGCGCCACTGCGTCGCGGACGCGGCGCTCAGGGGCGGCAACGAGATCGACGCGAAGGTCGAGGAGGCCACGAAGGCCATCGCCCGGATGATGCGGACGTGA
- a CDS encoding phosphatase PAP2 family protein yields MAGLASDGTNPDVSLLYDINGLAKAAPGWFDRVMGFVGEYGIMLGLVLVAVWCWWRGRSSGTAEDSVTAAAGIVWAPLAAALAVLVNVPIRGFVERPRPFRDHEGLEVLVQGKTDYSFVSDHATLAMAIAVGLFIVNKRFGAAAIGLALAEGFCRVYMGVHYPTDVIGGFALGTAVALLLAPVALALLTPFASAVARSPRAGVLVRSRKAPGGGGRHETVALADPRGEAGGGGERDLAA; encoded by the coding sequence ATGGCCGGACTCGCATCGGACGGTACGAACCCCGATGTCAGCCTGCTCTACGACATCAACGGGCTGGCCAAGGCCGCCCCCGGCTGGTTCGACCGCGTCATGGGCTTCGTCGGCGAGTACGGCATCATGCTGGGCCTCGTCCTCGTCGCCGTGTGGTGCTGGTGGCGCGGCCGCAGCAGCGGCACGGCGGAGGACTCCGTCACCGCCGCCGCCGGGATCGTGTGGGCGCCGCTCGCCGCCGCGCTCGCCGTCCTCGTCAACGTCCCCATCCGCGGCTTCGTCGAACGGCCCCGACCGTTCCGCGACCACGAGGGGCTGGAGGTCCTGGTCCAGGGCAAGACGGACTACTCGTTCGTCAGCGACCACGCCACCCTGGCCATGGCCATCGCGGTCGGCCTCTTCATCGTGAACAAGCGGTTCGGCGCCGCCGCCATCGGCCTCGCCCTCGCCGAGGGCTTCTGCCGCGTCTACATGGGCGTCCACTACCCGACCGACGTCATCGGCGGCTTCGCGCTGGGCACCGCGGTCGCGCTGCTCCTCGCGCCCGTCGCGCTCGCCCTGCTCACCCCCTTCGCCTCCGCCGTCGCCCGCTCCCCGCGGGCCGGGGTGCTCGTACGGTCCCGGAAGGCCCCCGGAGGCGGGGGCCGGCACGAGACGGTCGCACTGGCGGACCCTCGCGGGGAAGCGGGCGGGGGAGGTGAGCGCGACCTCGCCGCGTAG
- a CDS encoding bifunctional lytic transglycosylase/C40 family peptidase, translating to MRKTWLVGGVVVGACLSFVALLVVGTYVVAAQLGGAGGGVRGAVGLAKGAVPAAYQPLVQRWGNLCPAVNPALLAAQLYQESGWNPRAQSHAQAQGIAQFIPGTWAAHGVDGDKDGDRDVWDPNDAIPSAASYDCSLAQYVKDVPGDPTDNMLAAYNAGAYAVIKYGGVPPYKETQNYVRVIRSLEKSFARPVAPVEPSRQAAGAIYFAQKQLGKPYLWGGEGTAADGGRFDCSGLTQAAYATVGIDLPRVANDQYNAGPHPSREELLPGDLVFFSDDLTDSRAIRHVGMYVGGGYMINAPYTGAVIRFDKIDTPDYFGATRVTSDGAQALPRRGTDA from the coding sequence GTGCGTAAGACGTGGCTGGTGGGCGGGGTCGTCGTCGGCGCCTGCCTGAGTTTCGTCGCGCTGCTCGTCGTCGGGACCTACGTCGTCGCCGCCCAGCTCGGCGGGGCCGGAGGCGGGGTGCGGGGGGCCGTCGGGCTGGCCAAGGGCGCCGTGCCCGCCGCGTACCAGCCGCTCGTCCAGCGGTGGGGCAACCTCTGCCCGGCCGTCAACCCCGCGCTGCTCGCCGCCCAGCTCTACCAGGAGAGCGGCTGGAACCCCCGCGCCCAGAGCCACGCTCAGGCCCAGGGCATCGCCCAGTTCATCCCCGGCACCTGGGCCGCGCACGGCGTGGACGGCGACAAGGACGGCGACCGCGACGTGTGGGACCCCAACGACGCCATCCCCTCCGCGGCCTCCTACGACTGCTCCCTCGCGCAGTACGTGAAGGACGTCCCCGGCGACCCGACCGACAACATGCTCGCGGCCTACAACGCCGGCGCGTACGCGGTCATCAAGTACGGCGGCGTCCCCCCGTACAAGGAGACGCAGAACTACGTGCGCGTCATCCGCTCCCTGGAGAAGAGCTTCGCCCGGCCGGTCGCCCCCGTCGAGCCCTCCCGGCAGGCCGCCGGCGCGATCTACTTCGCCCAGAAGCAGCTCGGCAAGCCGTACCTGTGGGGCGGCGAGGGCACCGCCGCTGACGGCGGCCGGTTCGACTGCTCCGGGCTCACCCAGGCCGCGTACGCCACGGTCGGCATCGACCTGCCGCGCGTCGCCAACGACCAGTACAACGCCGGACCCCACCCCTCCCGCGAGGAGCTCCTCCCCGGCGACCTCGTGTTCTTCTCCGACGACCTGACCGACTCGCGCGCCATCCGGCACGTCGGCATGTACGTCGGCGGCGGCTACATGATCAACGCGCCCTACACCGGCGCGGTCATCCGCTTCGACAAGATCGACACCCCGGACTACTTCGGCGCCACCCGCGTGACGAGCGACGGGGCGCAGGCCCTTCCCCGGCGCGGAACTGACGCCTGA
- a CDS encoding Scr1 family TA system antitoxin-like transcriptional regulator: MRRRAQRVHGLRRHPREPGPLRARRPGPRRPAPENPPVTQAGHLDTPRQLEEYRMLLDRMEAVALEPEKSRDLIHAIARDL, encoded by the coding sequence ATGAGGCGACGGGCCCAGCGCGTACACGGGCTCCGGCGTCATCCGCGCGAGCCGGGTCCGCTACGAGCACGACGCCCAGGGCCGCGTCGTCCTGCGCCCGAGAACCCGCCTGTCACGCAGGCCGGACACCTGGACACCCCGCGCCAACTGGAGGAGTACCGGATGCTCCTGGACCGCATGGAAGCGGTCGCCCTGGAGCCGGAGAAGTCCCGCGACCTCATCCACGCCATCGCCCGAGACCTGTGA
- a CDS encoding DUF397 domain-containing protein: MHSTFGQAAWRKSSHCATGDACIHLAPAPQGAVRLTESSDPSGTVLTLAPATWRAWRRAIGDGRLPRPDAEPGPGGRLLLRSPDDQGLVVTTTTAQWEAFAAGVRDGEFDRPAG; the protein is encoded by the coding sequence ATGCACAGCACGTTCGGCCAGGCCGCCTGGCGCAAGTCCTCGCACTGCGCCACCGGCGACGCCTGCATACACCTCGCCCCCGCCCCCCAGGGCGCCGTCAGACTGACCGAGAGCAGCGACCCGTCGGGCACCGTGCTCACGCTGGCCCCCGCCACCTGGAGGGCCTGGCGGCGGGCCATCGGGGACGGGCGGCTGCCCCGGCCGGACGCGGAGCCCGGTCCCGGCGGGCGCCTGCTCCTGCGGAGCCCCGACGACCAGGGCCTCGTCGTCACCACGACCACCGCGCAGTGGGAGGCCTTCGCCGCCGGGGTGCGGGACGGCGAGTTCGACCGGCCGGCGGGCTGA
- a CDS encoding membrane protein, with product MPGKPRRALRAAALLAAVQTSAVLFASRAYAEPTPTAPSPGASPAPTSSPSNDNDCELIVGPTRDFCESDDPGSTSRSVNPLEPGDALDPLSSLARGCANAAAWTVDKLSEAVESTAAVDFTNPQFLKQYAVVFAASTILTLVLWLLAVAKRAIRGVALGTAISEAVGFLWLTVLASAFTPLILHTVVSATDGVTEVIASGTGGQTDAFFGSFSAALKKGDDIGGGPIMMIVVALVSILAAGILWLELVIRAALLYVGALLGTVVYAGLVDRNMWGHVRRWAGIMIAIILVKPVIVIVLGLAGALSSGDGPDAFSAVVSGLAIILLAIFASAAIYRFVPGFGDEIATARTNRKQATDGAQAAAVISSPAALVSQGIKTHSSRSHQHSGGGAPAGAGAGAVAGGVAAHSSRGSAPTGPAPGATATPAPRSAPSAPSTTGSPHTSRGTGNTGNNSNNSSGGGGR from the coding sequence ATGCCCGGTAAGCCGCGCCGCGCCTTGCGGGCCGCCGCCCTCCTCGCAGCCGTCCAGACGTCCGCCGTACTCTTCGCCTCGCGGGCGTACGCCGAACCGACACCGACAGCCCCCAGTCCGGGTGCATCACCCGCCCCGACCTCCTCACCGTCGAACGACAACGACTGTGAGCTCATCGTCGGCCCCACCCGCGACTTCTGCGAGAGCGACGACCCCGGCAGCACCTCCCGCTCCGTCAACCCCCTCGAGCCCGGCGACGCCCTCGACCCGCTGTCCTCCCTCGCCCGCGGCTGCGCCAACGCCGCCGCGTGGACCGTGGACAAGCTGAGCGAGGCCGTCGAGAGCACGGCCGCCGTCGACTTCACGAACCCGCAGTTCCTCAAGCAGTACGCCGTCGTCTTCGCCGCCTCCACCATCCTCACGCTCGTCCTGTGGCTGCTCGCCGTGGCCAAGCGGGCCATCCGGGGCGTGGCGCTGGGCACGGCGATCTCGGAGGCCGTCGGGTTCCTGTGGCTCACCGTCCTCGCCTCCGCGTTCACGCCGCTGATCCTGCACACCGTGGTGTCCGCGACCGACGGGGTCACCGAGGTGATCGCCTCCGGTACGGGCGGGCAGACCGACGCGTTCTTCGGGTCGTTCTCCGCCGCCCTGAAGAAGGGCGACGACATCGGCGGCGGCCCCATCATGATGATCGTCGTCGCGCTCGTGTCGATCCTCGCCGCCGGCATCCTGTGGCTGGAGCTGGTCATCCGCGCCGCCCTGCTCTACGTGGGCGCCCTGCTCGGCACGGTGGTGTACGCGGGGCTCGTCGACAGGAACATGTGGGGCCACGTCCGCCGCTGGGCCGGCATCATGATCGCGATCATCCTCGTCAAGCCGGTGATCGTGATCGTCCTCGGGCTGGCCGGGGCGCTCTCCTCCGGCGACGGTCCCGACGCGTTCTCCGCCGTCGTCTCCGGCCTCGCCATCATCCTGCTCGCCATCTTCGCGTCCGCCGCGATCTACCGCTTCGTGCCCGGCTTCGGCGACGAGATCGCCACCGCCCGCACCAACCGCAAGCAGGCCACCGACGGCGCCCAGGCCGCCGCCGTCATCTCCTCCCCCGCCGCGCTGGTCTCCCAGGGCATCAAGACCCACAGCTCCCGCAGCCACCAGCACAGCGGCGGCGGCGCCCCGGCAGGGGCGGGAGCCGGCGCCGTGGCCGGCGGAGTCGCCGCCCACAGCAGCCGCGGCAGCGCCCCCACCGGCCCGGCCCCCGGCGCCACCGCCACCCCCGCGCCCCGCAGCGCGCCGAGCGCCCCCTCGACCACCGGCAGCCCGCACACCAGCCGCGGCACCGGCAACACGGGTAACAACAGCAACAACAGCTCAGGAGGTGGAGGGCGGTGA
- a CDS encoding SCO6880 family protein encodes MTTQSHAITPRRTYLIGRARPNAIIGKNRETGEIALIIAGAFVGMMCGLLVPVLSLRIVLLAGFPMLALAAVYVPYRGRTFYRWYEVNRSYKRTLRQGTAYRSGAMEAGTRLDGREVEIAPPPGIGRINWLSAPFGPDEIAVLLHADRRTVTAAIEIEGPGVGLRDSEDQEALVDRFGTLLKHVANGDGFVTRIQMLARTLPADPDAHAKDVAQRGDPNAPRWLLDSYDQLLSMVSTSSEQHRAYLVACMHYTRELAAEAHAIARAARHTGPGGRRQRLDKDAGIAVVMARELTDICARLAEADIRVRQPLGQSRLASLIHSMYDPDHPIDHIQAMSKRNAWPAELDAASPTHLQAKTRESATRAPWCHATAWVKEWPMTPVGVNFLAPLLVHTPDVIRTVAVTMDLEPTEIAIERMLTEKTNDEAEASRAAKMNRTVDPRDIAAHGRLDQRGEDLASGAAGVNLVGYITVSSRSPEALARDKRTIRASAGKSYLKLEWCDREHHRAFVNTLPFATGIRR; translated from the coding sequence GTGACGACCCAGTCCCACGCGATCACGCCCCGCCGCACGTATCTCATCGGCCGCGCCCGGCCGAACGCGATCATCGGCAAGAACCGCGAGACCGGCGAGATCGCCCTGATCATCGCCGGCGCGTTCGTCGGCATGATGTGCGGCCTCCTCGTACCGGTGCTCTCCCTGCGGATCGTGCTGCTCGCCGGCTTCCCGATGCTGGCCCTCGCCGCCGTGTACGTCCCCTACCGGGGCCGCACCTTCTACCGCTGGTACGAGGTGAACCGCAGCTACAAGCGGACCCTCCGCCAGGGCACCGCGTACCGCTCCGGCGCGATGGAGGCGGGCACCCGCCTCGACGGCCGCGAGGTCGAGATCGCGCCTCCGCCCGGCATCGGCCGCATCAACTGGCTCTCCGCCCCCTTCGGCCCCGACGAGATCGCCGTACTGCTCCACGCCGACCGCCGCACGGTCACCGCGGCCATCGAGATCGAGGGCCCCGGCGTCGGCCTGCGCGACAGCGAGGACCAGGAAGCCCTGGTGGACCGTTTCGGCACCCTCCTCAAGCACGTCGCCAACGGGGACGGCTTCGTCACCCGCATCCAGATGCTCGCCCGGACCCTCCCGGCCGACCCCGACGCCCACGCCAAGGACGTCGCCCAGCGCGGCGACCCGAACGCCCCGCGCTGGCTGCTCGACTCCTACGACCAGCTCCTCTCCATGGTGTCGACCTCCAGCGAGCAGCACCGCGCCTACCTCGTCGCCTGCATGCACTACACCCGCGAACTGGCCGCCGAGGCACACGCCATCGCCCGCGCCGCGCGTCACACCGGCCCCGGCGGCCGGCGGCAGCGGCTCGACAAGGACGCCGGGATCGCCGTGGTGATGGCCCGCGAGCTGACCGACATCTGCGCCCGCCTCGCCGAGGCCGACATCCGGGTCCGCCAGCCGCTCGGCCAGTCCCGCCTCGCGTCGCTGATCCACTCCATGTACGACCCGGACCACCCGATCGACCACATCCAGGCCATGTCCAAGCGCAACGCCTGGCCCGCCGAGCTGGACGCGGCGTCGCCGACGCACCTCCAGGCGAAGACCCGCGAGTCCGCGACCCGCGCCCCCTGGTGCCACGCCACGGCGTGGGTCAAGGAGTGGCCGATGACCCCCGTCGGGGTCAACTTCCTCGCCCCGCTGCTCGTCCACACCCCGGACGTGATCCGCACGGTCGCCGTCACCATGGACCTGGAGCCGACCGAGATCGCCATCGAGCGGATGCTCACCGAGAAGACCAACGACGAGGCCGAGGCCAGCCGCGCCGCGAAGATGAACCGCACCGTGGACCCGCGCGACATCGCCGCCCACGGCCGGCTCGACCAGCGGGGTGAGGACCTCGCCAGCGGCGCGGCCGGGGTGAACCTGGTGGGGTACATCACCGTGTCGTCGCGCTCCCCGGAGGCCCTCGCGCGGGACAAGCGCACGATCCGGGCGTCCGCCGGCAAGTCGTACCTGAAGCTGGAGTGGTGCGACCGCGAGCACCACCGGGCCTTCGTGAACACCTTGCCGTTCGCGACCGGCATCCGCCGGTGA
- a CDS encoding ATP-binding protein, which produces MRDPLSVLTEAFTSFLFGKVETTRLPVRTSTGQAQAVYLPTAAPGLGDSGVIIGREVYSGKGYIYDPFQLYGQQLPAPHWLVLGESGNGKSALEKTYVLRQLRFRDRQVVVLDAQGEDGVGEWNLIAEELGITPVRLDPRAALDDGIRLNPLDPSITTTGQLALLRTIIEVALGHGLDERSGFALKVAHAYVNETITDRQPVLTDIVEQLRHPEPESAEAMNVDLDDVRAWGLDVALVLDRLVDGDLRGMFDGPTTVGIDLDAPLIVFDLSHIDRNSIAMPILMAIVGVWLEHTWIRPDRKKRIFLVEEAWHIINSPFVAQLFQRLLKFGRRLGLSFVAVVHHLSDVVDGAAAREAAAILKMASTRTIYAQKADEARATGRVLGLPRWAVEIIPTLTPGIAVWDVNGNVQVVKHLITEAERPLVYTDRAMTESSAPELPDDLKAAEWEAEQRAALMERQMNGSPESTVA; this is translated from the coding sequence ATGCGCGATCCGCTGTCCGTCCTCACCGAAGCCTTCACCTCCTTCCTCTTCGGGAAGGTGGAGACCACCCGCCTGCCCGTGCGCACCTCCACCGGCCAGGCCCAGGCCGTGTACCTGCCGACCGCCGCCCCCGGCCTGGGCGACTCCGGCGTGATCATCGGCCGCGAGGTGTACAGCGGCAAGGGGTACATCTACGACCCGTTCCAGCTGTACGGCCAGCAGCTCCCCGCCCCGCACTGGCTGGTCCTCGGCGAGTCCGGCAACGGCAAGTCGGCGCTGGAGAAGACGTACGTGCTGCGCCAGCTCCGCTTCCGCGACCGCCAGGTCGTCGTCCTCGACGCGCAGGGCGAGGACGGCGTCGGCGAGTGGAACCTCATCGCCGAGGAGCTGGGCATCACCCCCGTGCGCCTCGACCCGAGGGCCGCCCTCGACGACGGCATCCGCCTCAACCCGCTCGACCCGTCCATCACGACCACCGGCCAGCTCGCGCTGCTGCGCACCATCATCGAGGTCGCCCTGGGCCACGGCCTGGACGAGCGGTCCGGCTTCGCCCTGAAGGTCGCCCACGCGTACGTCAACGAGACCATCACCGACCGCCAGCCGGTCCTCACCGACATCGTGGAGCAGCTCCGCCACCCCGAGCCCGAGTCGGCGGAGGCGATGAACGTCGACCTGGACGACGTACGCGCCTGGGGCCTCGACGTGGCGCTGGTCCTCGACCGGCTCGTCGACGGCGACCTGCGCGGCATGTTCGACGGGCCGACGACCGTCGGCATCGACCTCGACGCCCCGCTCATCGTCTTCGACCTCTCGCACATCGACCGCAACTCCATCGCCATGCCCATCCTGATGGCGATCGTCGGCGTGTGGCTCGAGCACACCTGGATCCGCCCCGACCGGAAGAAGCGCATCTTCCTGGTCGAGGAGGCCTGGCACATCATCAACAGCCCCTTCGTGGCGCAGCTCTTCCAGCGGCTGCTGAAGTTCGGCCGGCGCCTCGGTCTGTCCTTCGTGGCCGTCGTCCACCACCTCAGCGACGTGGTCGACGGCGCGGCGGCGCGGGAGGCCGCGGCGATCCTGAAGATGGCCTCCACGCGGACGATCTACGCCCAGAAGGCCGACGAGGCACGGGCGACCGGGCGGGTGCTCGGCCTGCCACGCTGGGCCGTCGAGATCATTCCCACCCTGACGCCCGGCATCGCGGTGTGGGACGTCAACGGCAACGTCCAGGTCGTCAAGCACCTCATCACCGAGGCGGAGCGGCCGCTCGTCTACACCGACCGCGCCATGACCGAGTCGTCCGCGCCCGAGCTGCCCGACGACCTGAAGGCCGCCGAGTGGGAGGCGGAGCAGCGAGCGGCCCTGATGGAGCGGCAGATGAACGGCTCGCCCGAGTCGACGGTGGCCTGA
- a CDS encoding type VI secretion protein produces MGLLGFLLGVTVLVWTATGLAGLLAHGSWPGGVSFTRTPQALRHLIGDPRDLVGAWPETPADQLPGHGVFWGLLIGEVMVAVVLAVFVVGTYARWRAVRAAARAQGGRPGLRKAPQAEAVAATPAAADPATADPAQVPGRAGDPTEGPVRTPVPEPRTTPAPVAHQSPAPHPSTHPPTAHAHPHGAHPPALAAPTTRPAPLPAAHTPQAHTHHTHHTPTPPPLPTIPEPGQTAPGQTGPRLLYGDRAARRPHALQAILEAAGPALVVTSDPTLWADTKDARAKLGPVVLYDPGHLCDTPARLHWSPAEGCEDTATAASRAAALLAPVRPRARLDAAVADTAETLLRCWLHAAAVDGRPFKQVHRWAQHHGTAHEPVRILRTHPKAAGGHAGLLESALTAHPERRDAARALTARALTALSLVHVREACTPHRTDTLALASFAAEGGTLYVVGEPIEDPRTDPGAMPLLTALTSHVVEHGRRMAARSSDGRLDPPIEPPLTLVLDDVAAVAPLPRLPELLAPGHGDRLPTLVLLRSREQARARWQTPLDRPAP; encoded by the coding sequence GTGGGGCTGCTGGGGTTCCTGCTGGGCGTGACGGTGCTGGTGTGGACGGCGACCGGCCTGGCCGGGCTGCTCGCGCACGGCTCGTGGCCGGGCGGGGTCTCCTTCACCCGCACCCCGCAGGCCCTGCGCCACCTGATCGGCGACCCGCGCGACCTGGTGGGCGCCTGGCCGGAGACGCCCGCCGATCAGCTCCCCGGCCACGGGGTGTTCTGGGGGCTGCTGATCGGCGAAGTGATGGTGGCGGTGGTGCTGGCGGTGTTCGTGGTGGGCACGTACGCCCGCTGGCGCGCGGTACGGGCCGCCGCCCGCGCCCAGGGCGGCAGGCCCGGCCTGAGGAAGGCCCCGCAGGCGGAGGCCGTGGCGGCCACCCCGGCGGCGGCCGACCCTGCGACGGCCGACCCGGCACAGGTGCCCGGCCGCGCGGGCGACCCGACGGAGGGTCCCGTACGCACCCCCGTGCCGGAACCCCGCACGACCCCAGCGCCCGTCGCCCACCAGTCACCCGCGCCCCACCCCTCCACCCACCCGCCGACCGCACACGCCCACCCGCACGGCGCGCACCCGCCGGCCCTGGCGGCGCCCACCACGCGACCGGCCCCCCTGCCCGCCGCCCACACCCCGCAAGCCCACACCCACCACACCCACCACACCCCCACCCCTCCACCCCTCCCCACCATCCCCGAGCCCGGCCAGACCGCACCCGGCCAGACCGGGCCGCGCCTGCTGTACGGCGATCGGGCCGCGCGCCGCCCGCACGCCCTCCAGGCGATCCTGGAAGCCGCGGGCCCCGCCCTCGTCGTGACGTCCGACCCCACCCTGTGGGCCGACACCAAGGACGCCCGCGCCAAGCTCGGCCCCGTCGTCCTGTACGACCCCGGCCACCTCTGCGACACCCCGGCCCGCCTCCACTGGTCGCCCGCCGAAGGCTGCGAGGACACCGCGACGGCCGCCTCCCGCGCCGCCGCGCTCCTCGCCCCGGTACGGCCCCGCGCCCGCCTGGACGCCGCCGTCGCCGACACCGCCGAGACGCTGCTGCGCTGCTGGCTGCACGCGGCGGCCGTCGACGGGCGGCCGTTCAAGCAGGTCCACCGCTGGGCACAGCACCACGGCACCGCCCACGAGCCGGTCCGCATCCTCCGTACGCACCCCAAGGCGGCGGGCGGCCACGCGGGCCTCCTGGAGTCCGCGCTCACCGCCCACCCGGAACGCCGGGACGCCGCACGGGCGCTGACGGCACGTGCCCTCACCGCCCTGTCGCTGGTCCACGTCCGCGAGGCGTGCACCCCGCACCGAACCGACACCCTGGCGCTCGCATCATTCGCCGCCGAGGGGGGCACCCTCTATGTGGTGGGCGAACCGATCGAGGACCCTCGGACCGACCCCGGTGCGATGCCCCTCCTCACCGCCCTCACCTCGCACGTGGTCGAGCACGGCCGCCGCATGGCCGCACGGTCATCCGACGGTCGGCTCGACCCACCAATCGAGCCGCCGCTGACCCTCGTCCTCGACGACGTGGCCGCGGTCGCCCCGCTCCCCCGCCTCCCGGAGCTCCTCGCGCCGGGGCACGGCGACCGCCTGCCGACGCTCGTCCTGCTCCGCTCCCGGGAACAGGCCCGCGCCCGCTGGCAGACCCCCCTCGACCGACCGGCACCCTGA
- a CDS encoding GNAT family N-acetyltransferase: protein MAVTYAVRSVRGEEWREVRRLRLDALRDPVAPLAFLDTYEDAVARPDGYWRERTEGAAEDSGTARQFVAVAPDGRWVGSVTALVERRGAHVPFGEAPEMDQTHLVGVYVRPEARGTGLAPRLLASAVRWSWALRDPVVGRARLYVHERNGRAAALYRRAGFEPTGRTLPVQGEPGAVEVEYAVVRPAGVPGGCAEDLGPLGD from the coding sequence ATGGCGGTGACGTATGCGGTGCGGTCCGTGCGGGGCGAGGAGTGGCGTGAGGTCCGGCGGTTGCGGCTGGACGCGCTGCGGGACCCGGTGGCGCCGCTCGCCTTCCTCGACACGTACGAGGACGCCGTGGCGCGCCCCGACGGGTACTGGCGCGAGCGGACCGAGGGGGCGGCGGAGGACAGCGGTACGGCCCGGCAGTTCGTGGCGGTCGCGCCGGACGGGCGGTGGGTCGGGTCGGTGACCGCCTTGGTGGAGCGGCGGGGCGCGCACGTGCCGTTCGGCGAGGCCCCGGAGATGGACCAGACGCACCTGGTCGGTGTGTACGTGCGGCCCGAGGCGCGGGGCACGGGGCTGGCGCCGCGGCTGCTCGCCTCGGCCGTGCGGTGGTCGTGGGCGCTGCGAGACCCGGTGGTGGGGCGAGCACGGCTGTACGTGCACGAGCGGAACGGGCGGGCGGCGGCCCTGTACCGGCGGGCGGGGTTCGAGCCGACCGGCCGGACGCTGCCCGTGCAGGGCGAGCCCGGGGCGGTCGAGGTCGAGTACGCGGTGGTGCGGCCGGCGGGGGTGCCCGGCGGGTGCGCGGAAGACCTCGGTCCGCTCGGGGACTGA